Below is a window of Chitinivorax sp. PXF-14 DNA.
TCGTGACATCCTCGCGCGTTTCGAGTCGCCGCTGCGGCCACTGTTTCCCGCGTTCAACGAACAGGTCACCGTGACCAACCCCGATAATCTCAAGCTCGGGATCGGCGCAACGCGAATCAAGCCGGCGGAGACCGCCCCAGCCAACCGGTAACCCCACCTTATAGTCAGGCACGGGGTGGACTAGGGTTAATCTGAATTGTGAATCGTTGGGCTTGGTTCGACCATGCGCCGTTTACGTCGCCTTGCCAAGTGGCCGGCGACACCCGCTCACATCGAACCAGACGAGGACCACCATGGGTTTTCTTGCCAACAAACGCATCCTGATCACGGGGCTGATCTCCAACCGCTCGATCGCCTACGGCATCGCCCAGGCGATGCAGCGCGAAGGCGCCGAGCTGGCGTTCACCTATGTGGTGGACAAGCTCAAGGAGCGGGTGGTCGAGATGGCGCGCGAATTCGGCAGCGACATCGTACTGCGTTGCGATGTCAGCTCGGATGACGAGATCAACGGCATGTTCGCCGAACTGAAGGCCCACTGGCCCGAAGGCCTGGACGGCATCGTGCACTCCATCGGCTTCGCCCCGCGCGAAGCGCTGGCCGGCGACTTCCTCGACGCCATCTCGCGCGAAGCGTTCCAGGTTGCCCATGACATCAGCGCCTACAGCTTCCCGGCACTGGCCAAGGCCGGCCGCGCGCAACTGCGGCCGAACGCCGCGCTGCTGACGCTGACCTACCTCGGCGCCGAGCGCGCCATGCCCAACTACAACGTGATGGGCCTGGCCAAGGCCAGCCTCGAAGCCAGCGTGCGCTACACCGCCTACGCCATGGGCCCGCA
It encodes the following:
- the fabI gene encoding enoyl-ACP reductase FabI; amino-acid sequence: MGFLANKRILITGLISNRSIAYGIAQAMQREGAELAFTYVVDKLKERVVEMAREFGSDIVLRCDVSSDDEINGMFAELKAHWPEGLDGIVHSIGFAPREALAGDFLDAISREAFQVAHDISAYSFPALAKAGRAQLRPNAALLTLTYLGAERAMPNYNVMGLAKASLEASVRYTAYAMGPQGFRVNGISAGPIKTLAASGIGSFSRILNHVSSTAPLRRGVTIEEVGNVAAFMMSDLASGITGEITYVDAGYNVVAPISEE